One genomic region from Deltaproteobacteria bacterium encodes:
- a CDS encoding DMT family transporter gives MHSPTAPASFLYVSAAQHLGATRSQLLFATAPFFGVVVSAVLLGEPLMAAQFTASLLMATGIGVMFAARHGHAHVHDPFSDTHAHRDDDEHHSHDHAETAPLIHEHWHEHEPLAHAHPHWPDLHHRHRHS, from the coding sequence GTGCATTCTCCTACAGCGCCAGCATCGTTCCTGTACGTCAGCGCTGCGCAGCACCTCGGAGCGACGCGCAGCCAACTCCTATTCGCAACGGCGCCATTCTTCGGCGTGGTGGTTTCGGCAGTGCTGCTCGGGGAGCCCCTGATGGCTGCCCAGTTCACGGCCTCGTTGCTGATGGCAACGGGAATTGGCGTGATGTTTGCCGCTCGGCACGGGCACGCGCACGTTCACGACCCGTTCTCGGACACGCACGCACATCGGGACGACGACGAGCATCACAGCCACGATCATGCAGAGACGGCGCCCCTGATCCACGAGCACTGGCACGAGCACGAGCCGCTGGCGCACGCGCACCCGCAC